One segment of Vibrio gazogenes DNA contains the following:
- a CDS encoding XTP/dITP diphosphatase has translation MQKIVLATGNPGKVREMSDLLADFGFEVLAQTDLNVSDVAETGTTFIENAIIKARHAAAATGLPAIADDSGLEVDALDGAPGIYSARYAGAGATDQQNIEKLLTAMADVPEQQRSARFHCVLVFMKHAADPTPLVCHGVWEGSILHQPDGEHGFGYDPVFWVPTEQCASAVLPPTRKKQLSHRAQALRLLMQQLNEQQPC, from the coding sequence ATGCAAAAAATTGTTTTAGCGACCGGAAATCCGGGAAAAGTCCGGGAAATGTCTGACTTATTGGCCGATTTCGGCTTTGAAGTGCTTGCACAAACTGATCTCAATGTCTCCGACGTTGCAGAGACGGGAACCACATTTATTGAAAATGCAATTATTAAAGCACGCCATGCTGCCGCAGCAACCGGATTACCCGCCATTGCTGATGACTCAGGTCTTGAAGTCGATGCGCTCGATGGCGCACCGGGTATCTACTCCGCACGTTATGCGGGTGCGGGTGCGACCGATCAGCAAAACATCGAAAAGTTACTGACCGCGATGGCGGATGTCCCCGAACAACAACGCAGCGCACGCTTTCACTGTGTATTGGTCTTCATGAAACATGCCGCGGATCCGACCCCGCTGGTTTGTCACGGTGTCTGGGAGGGGTCCATTCTGCATCAGCCCGATGGTGAGCATGGGTTTGGCTATGACCCGGTATTTTGGGTTCCCACCGAGCAATGTGCGTCGGCAGTATTGCCGCCGACCCGGAAAAAGCAACTCTCCCATCGCGCTCAGGCGCTTCGCTTATTGATGCAACAGTTGAATGAGCAACAACCATGCTGA
- the hemW gene encoding radical SAM family heme chaperone HemW, translating into MLIPPKLSLYIHIPWCVQKCPYCDFNSHALKSGIPEQAYIDALLEDLDQDLQRYQLSAPSAHGQPRKLHSIFIGGGTPSLISPGEIKRLLDGVQARLAFQPDIEITMEANPGTIEAERFAQYRQAGVTRISIGVQSFDDEKLTQLGRIHGSEEATRAARLAHQIGLTSFNLDLMHGLPGQTLSQAMADLAQAIALDPPHLSWYQLTIEPNTLFYSQPPRLPDDDLLWDIFEQGHQKLTQAGYIQYEISGYAKPGFQCQHNLNYWRFGDYLGIGCGAHGKISFADGRIIRTTKVKHPKGYLNLLKPYLDHETEVLAKDRPFEFFMNRFRLIEQCPKQDFPDTTGLPIATVQPTIDWAKRQGFLDETEQHWQITEHGKLFLNDLLAEFMADEE; encoded by the coding sequence ATGCTGATACCGCCGAAGTTGAGTCTGTATATTCACATTCCTTGGTGTGTACAAAAATGTCCTTACTGTGACTTCAACTCCCATGCTCTGAAGTCCGGCATTCCTGAACAGGCTTATATCGATGCGTTGCTGGAAGATCTTGATCAGGATCTCCAGCGCTATCAGCTCAGCGCACCGTCGGCTCACGGCCAGCCGCGGAAGCTCCATTCCATTTTCATCGGTGGCGGAACGCCAAGTCTGATCAGCCCCGGTGAGATCAAAAGACTGCTGGACGGTGTACAAGCAAGACTGGCTTTTCAACCGGATATTGAAATAACCATGGAAGCCAATCCGGGCACCATCGAAGCAGAACGGTTTGCCCAATACCGACAGGCAGGTGTCACCCGAATTTCCATCGGTGTCCAGAGCTTTGATGATGAAAAACTCACCCAGCTCGGCAGAATCCATGGCTCGGAAGAAGCGACCCGCGCTGCCCGTCTGGCTCATCAAATTGGTTTAACAAGTTTTAATCTGGATTTAATGCACGGTTTACCGGGCCAGACACTGTCACAGGCAATGGCGGATTTAGCTCAAGCGATCGCTTTAGATCCACCGCATTTATCTTGGTATCAGTTGACGATCGAGCCAAATACGCTGTTTTATTCCCAGCCGCCTCGTTTACCGGATGATGATCTGTTGTGGGATATTTTTGAGCAGGGACATCAAAAACTAACGCAAGCCGGCTATATCCAGTATGAGATTTCCGGGTATGCGAAACCGGGATTTCAGTGCCAGCACAACCTCAACTATTGGCGTTTCGGTGACTATCTCGGTATTGGCTGTGGCGCGCACGGTAAAATCAGCTTTGCCGATGGCCGTATCATTCGCACGACCAAGGTCAAACATCCCAAAGGGTATTTGAATTTACTCAAACCTTATTTGGATCATGAGACGGAGGTGTTGGCAAAAGATCGACCGTTTGAGTTTTTTATGAATCGATTTCGCTTGATAGAGCAATGCCCAAAACAGGATTTTCCGGATACGACCGGCTTACCAATCGCAACGGTTCAGCCCACTATCGATTGGGCGAAACGGCAGGGTTTTCTGGATGAAACCGAACAACACTGGCAAATCACAGAACATGGCAAACTCTTTCTCAATGATTTACTGGCAGAATTCATGGCTGATGAGGAATAA
- the glsB gene encoding glutaminase B, which produces MKLTNEILSEILDEVRPLLGQGQVADYIPALAQVQADKLGIAVLTNEGELFQAGDAEDGFSIQSISKVLNLTLSMGIYTPDEIWSRVRKEPSGQAFNSMIQLEVEHGIPRNPFINAGAIVVADMLQTRLSAPRQRLLEFVWALSGDTHIVYDKVVARSEMKHSDRNAAIAYLMRSFGNFENHVLPVLENYFHGCALKMSCVQLAKTFSYLANQGVSVLNHKSVITAVQAKQMNALLATCGLYDEAGEFAYRVGMPGKSGVGGGIVAIVPGEMTIAVWSPELNSSGNSLAGSKALELLSGRIGRSIF; this is translated from the coding sequence ATGAAACTAACAAACGAGATACTGAGCGAAATATTAGATGAAGTGCGTCCGTTGCTCGGACAAGGTCAAGTGGCTGATTATATTCCAGCGCTTGCGCAAGTTCAGGCGGATAAACTGGGGATTGCGGTCCTGACCAATGAAGGCGAATTGTTTCAAGCCGGAGACGCAGAAGACGGCTTTTCCATCCAATCCATCTCCAAGGTGCTTAACCTCACCCTATCGATGGGGATTTATACTCCGGATGAAATCTGGTCAAGAGTGAGGAAAGAGCCCTCAGGACAAGCATTCAACTCCATGATCCAGTTGGAAGTTGAGCACGGTATCCCGCGTAATCCATTTATCAACGCTGGTGCGATTGTCGTCGCCGATATGTTGCAGACGCGTCTGTCTGCGCCTCGTCAACGGTTGCTGGAGTTTGTCTGGGCATTAAGTGGTGATACTCATATTGTGTATGACAAAGTGGTCGCCCGCTCAGAGATGAAACACAGCGACCGGAATGCAGCGATTGCCTACCTGATGCGCTCGTTCGGTAATTTTGAAAACCATGTGCTGCCGGTACTGGAAAACTATTTCCACGGATGTGCATTGAAAATGAGTTGTGTCCAGTTGGCCAAAACATTCAGTTATCTGGCGAATCAGGGCGTTTCCGTGTTGAATCACAAGTCGGTGATTACTGCTGTTCAAGCCAAACAGATGAATGCGTTGCTGGCGACTTGTGGTCTGTATGATGAAGCCGGAGAGTTTGCCTATCGGGTCGGAATGCCGGGGAAATCCGGTGTGGGTGGCGGCATCGTCGCAATTGTACCCGGAGAGATGACCATTGCCGTTTGGTCGCCTGAACTCAACAGCTCTGGTAACTCGTTGGCTGGCAGCAAAGCTCTGGAGCTGCTTTCCGGGCGTATCGGGCGATCTATTTTTTAA
- the trmB gene encoding tRNA (guanosine(46)-N7)-methyltransferase TrmB: MSEVTTNEYTDDGKVMRKIRSFVRREGRLTKGQEAAMNECWPLMGIDFQPQKLVWQSVFGNDNPVILEIGFGMGSSLVEMAKNSPHQNFIGIEVHGPGVGACLASAREAGITNLRVMCHDAVEVFEQMIPDHSLHRLQLFFPDPWHKKRHHKRRIVQPEFAAMVRQKLIIGEGIFHMATDWENYAEHMIDVMNQAPGYVNVATDGDFIPRPDERPLTKFEQRGQRLGHGVWDIQFRCVA; the protein is encoded by the coding sequence ATGAGTGAAGTAACAACCAACGAATATACTGATGATGGTAAAGTCATGCGTAAAATTCGCAGCTTTGTTCGCCGCGAAGGGCGTCTGACCAAAGGTCAGGAAGCCGCGATGAATGAGTGCTGGCCTCTGATGGGAATCGATTTCCAGCCGCAAAAATTAGTTTGGCAGTCGGTATTTGGCAATGATAACCCTGTCATTCTGGAAATCGGATTCGGTATGGGATCATCGCTGGTTGAAATGGCTAAAAATTCGCCGCATCAAAATTTTATCGGCATTGAGGTGCATGGGCCGGGTGTCGGGGCTTGTTTGGCGTCTGCACGGGAGGCCGGTATCACCAATCTTCGGGTCATGTGTCATGATGCAGTTGAAGTTTTCGAACAGATGATCCCTGATCATAGCCTGCATCGGCTACAGCTATTCTTCCCCGATCCGTGGCATAAAAAGCGTCACCATAAGCGTCGGATTGTTCAGCCTGAATTTGCCGCGATGGTACGTCAGAAGTTGATCATCGGAGAAGGTATTTTCCACATGGCAACGGACTGGGAAAATTATGCGGAACATATGATTGATGTGATGAATCAGGCGCCCGGCTATGTCAATGTCGCGACCGATGGTGACTTTATCCCTCGGCCTGACGAACGTCCGTTGACGAAGTTTGAGCAACGTGGGCAGCGTTTGGGACATGGTGTCTGGGATATCCAGTTTCGCTGTGTAGCATAA